The nucleotide window TTGAAGCATGCAGAGAAATTTATCTCCTACTTAAGCGAAAGAGGCGGAAGAGTTTTCTTAAAGGCAGTTCCAGAGCCAAAGAAAGAATGGAATGGAGCACTTGATGCATTTGAGGAAGCATACAACCACGAGAGATTTATCACTGAATCAATTGAAAAGATTATGAAAATTGCAGTTGAAGAAAATGACTTTGCTACACAAAATCTTCTTAACTGGTTTATAGATGAGCAAGTTGAAGAAGAGGCGCAGACTTACGAAATTGTCCAGAAACTAAAACTTATTGGAGAGCAGGGACAGGCTCTCTATATGCTCGACAAAGAACTCGGGCAAAGACAGGGATAGGCAATACTTTAGGGGGGGCGAAAGCCCTCCTTTTTAATTTGTGAACTTAAAAATCTACCCTTAAATTAAATCTTAAGTACAATCTTAAAAAGGCAAGATTTTATCACATTTTCTAATTTTACATATACAAAAACCATACCTTAAAACCCCGCATATTTTCGTAGAGAGCGCATTAATACTTGTTTACAACCGCACATTTTAAGCGTCGTAGAGCGTTAATTTTACCTCAAAATGGGTTAAAGTATCTGCGAACAAAAATTTGCCTCTCTAAACGCAAAATTCTAAGGGTTTATAAAAATTTAAAGAAACAGCCTTTAAAAATGTTTTTATTAACTTAACAAATTAACGCATTATTTATTTTCAAAAAGCCCCATATATCGTTCCATTGCTTTTTTGGTTTCATCCAAATTGAGATTGTCGTGCTCTGGAAAATTTGCTTTTTCAAGTCTCAAGCGTATTTCCTCTAACTTTTTTGTATCTACAGGTTTACCATCCCGTTGTTTTTGCTCTTCAAGAAAAATACTTTCCACATCGTTATAAAATAGTTCCAAAATGCGTAAAGTGTTGGTCTTATATTTTGCTGCCACGCTCTGTCATTTATAAGAGGGCTAACACCATTTGATAGATATGTTACTTCTAATTCTGTA belongs to Caldisericum sp. and includes:
- a CDS encoding ferritin; this translates as MIKERIQDAINEQISREFFSAYLYLAMGMYFESKNLRGIAKWFFVQYKEELKHAEKFISYLSERGGRVFLKAVPEPKKEWNGALDAFEEAYNHERFITESIEKIMKIAVEENDFATQNLLNWFIDEQVEEEAQTYEIVQKLKLIGEQGQALYMLDKELGQRQG